DNA sequence from the Anser cygnoides isolate HZ-2024a breed goose chromosome 22, Taihu_goose_T2T_genome, whole genome shotgun sequence genome:
ATTTTACTGTCAGTCTAAgcaatattatattattaatattataataCTATGTCTGTCTTTTATGTCCCTGCAACAaacttggaaatgaaaaaaattatctgtggTCCCTGCTGGAATTAGTTTGGAGAGAGATTCCAGTCCCTAAGACTCtgagttaaaaaataagattCAAGAGAATATAGAACTCACGCCTACACAGTATATGAAGGAAATCTCACTTTcagtaaaaagtattttcaattaCAGTCAGTGCAgagcatctctgaaaaaaacaaaacctacagCCATGCATATGGAACTGATGCCACAACAGGAACCCAAATTAATTCACTTCCATAACAAAAAGACAACCTGAAATCAGTTTATTTATACTTATTGATGCCGAAATAAATACATGAACGTACAAGTTTTTGGCACGGTTACTTACCTATAAAAAGCAGCGAGCGTTTTCTAGCAAACTGGAGTCCCTCTCTTCTCTCTACTTCACGATCAGGCTGCAGAGACGAATGAAGAACATGACTAAAATAAGCTACATTTGCCAGTTTTAGGAACTCCCTGGAAAAGCATCACTGCAGAACTGAAGttttgctgaaaagaaagagaaagtcTATAAAGCCATGTAGCAATCATCGtctgtattttcctgttctACAGTCAGCTTAAAAGCTGCAAAGAACTACTGCTATTAGGCAGAGCCAATGAAGGAGGGTCAAACTGAAGAGCAGCAACATCAAATCAGCAGGAAATAGATGTATTGTTATCTTCTGAATCAGCAGGGAGCAAGGTACATGCCAGAAAGGAAGCTTTAATTGTCAAATAGCTGAAAAAGCTTACCAAAGATAACTGAAAAAGATGGCAAAGGAAGATAATGCCACCAAAATCTCAAGACACTAGCAGCATTAACTACTCGATACAGACATGCAGTCAGATAAAAATACCAGTTATGCAGTTCAGGATAGCTACACTAGAAACCTCTTGTAGTAAAGCAACAGTGAAATACATTTCACTAAGCAGCAAGCATCTAAGATATGTCAAAACCACCCAGATATATGCAGTGACTTCCCTTAATAGAATCACCCTCATTAATTGCATCTCTCCAGTAGCATTTCCAGGAAGCTAACAAGATCTGCTTCCCAAATGAGGTAGTAAATGGAGCCTACCTAGCCTAGGCTCCTCAGTTAGAGAACATATCACCTCCTCACTTAAGAGATCTGTTAGTTTCAGAGCTTATCTGCCATTTATACTCTATAATGACTGAGTAATCAGTGGAAGAGCGTAAGACGATGCATTTCTAAACTGACCTTATCGGTTTTATTGCCAACTAACATCTTCACAGTGTTGCTTTTGTTGGTATACGTTTCCAGCTCATTCAGCCAGCTCTCTAGTCCTGTGAAAGTGTCTTTTCTTGTAACATCATACACTGGTAACAGAGGAAAAGGAGCTTAACAGATGTAGAACCTTGATCAACGTTTACTTCATCATGCCAGAACTTAGTCCCTACTATCTCATATTGCCCCAAAGAATAAGTAGTATTAGGGAACTGGAGAAAGATGCAGCCATATGGTCTTTCCAGAGCTGGAACACATTGGCTGTTCTCGCCCAAAGTCACTAGGGATTACAGAACATAAGCATCTCTGCAACACATCTGTGACTGGAAATCCGGCTTCACAGCTGAAGTCTTTTACCTGTTGCTAGTTCTGAATTGGGCcacacagaatattttaaaataataggtGTTTTCTCacctcatttaaaatataattacatGTATGCACTGCTGTTAATTAACACCATTCTGGGTGTTAGTAAAAAGTGACTTTTGGTCACTTCATAACTGCATTCATTTAATCACTAAAGTTAAAAAAGCTGCATCATGTccagaaagaatattttgtacAGCAAGGTGTTCAGCCATCACAATCCCTGAGAATAACACTGCCCTCTTTTTCTAAATTGGTAATTACACAGAAAGGGAGTAGCCATCTATAACTTGAGCTGTAAACCTCATGTTTTATAGTAATCACATATTCTAATCACAGTttctaacaaataaaaattaaaaaataaagacattagagaaaacaaaacacaaaaaaaatttgctttataACCAGAAATTCACCAGAACAGTTATCACAAAGCTGATAATTCATCCCTTGCAGAGTGacattgctgtatttttaagttaaaatattttaaagaatcatTATTTTCCTGCCAGTAGTTCTGCATATTCAGTGTTTGAACTAACGATTCAGAAATGCTGTAGAGAACACTGAGAGAATCAGAGGAATGACATGTACATTTAGATAGTAAGACCATGCTTCTGCAATCATGTTTCTCATCCATATGCTTCCTACCTAAAACAACCCCTTGAGCTCCTCGGTAATAACTGGGAGCCAGTGTTCTAAAGCGCTCTTGTCCTGCTGTGtcctagaggaaaaaaacaaacaaacaaacacatatacaaaaaaaaatatacatttagaACAAAAAAGGTAACTTAAATTACACAAAATAACAGTTTTCTGACCAGCAAGGACAAACAAAACCGTAACAGAATGAGGGAAAGTCAGaaaacttcagcagcagcaacagaaaatgaTAAGGGGTAGAAAAGCCTGGAGAGGACTGGATGGAAGGTTAAAGTGAGAAGCACAGACACTTGTACCACAAGTGAGACAACAACTAAGTAAATGggacttaaataaataaagattattCCTgtaagccaagcagctgggtTTAGTCAACTAACAATCAGCTGAAGTGAACAAGGTGGGGAGTAACTGGTTTTCAAGTCGAGAAAGGAGAAATGGTGGTTCCCCCGAAAAGTAATGCACCTTTTGTTCCTTccaaacaggaaaggaaaattcagTTAGAACTATTCCAAATTTACTGAGACTGTAAGCAGGCAAGAAACTTAAAATAAGTggttttattaaattattactGCATTATGTCACACTCTCATGAATCTTGCAAATAGTTCCTACATGCAATATGAAattcagaccccccccccccagaacaaACAAGGAGGCAAGGAAGTTAcacaatttattattattattttacagagaaGAATATGTACAGATTACAATAGACAGACTTAACAGCTATGTTATCATTTAATTCTACtttgctgtattaaaaaaaaaaaaaagagagtgagaCTAAAACCGGCAATATATTGACTTAGATCAGGTATCCTTACTAAGAATATTCCAAGGTATCCACGAACACGTGGATAACAAAGTAAAAGCCTTGATGCTCTGTACACGCGTTGGGGTTTTTATTTAACACACACAACTGCCCTGCTTTTTCCCCCTAATTACCAGTTTCTCCTGATGCTGTTACAGACTGCTGCAAAGTGCCTTTTCCAGCTATACGACTTGTGCAGGTTCTGGCCCTGCTTTTCATTGCCCAGCAAGGAGGCACACCCCTGGGTAATTATTAGGCCAAACATTTCTTGGTTACTCTCAACAAAGCTTCTGCTTTGCACACATGTTGAGAATACAAACAACACGTACGGTCACTGGCTGGACCAACCGTGACTTCAACACTCTTGCTCTACATTCTGTACAGagtgtgaatgaaaacaaagaaataatgcCCATTTTGATACTTACTTAGTTTCGTGAATACCAGCCCAAGACATGTTGCCGTCCTTTCAGAAGTCCCAATTACTTAATCCTGAATAGTGTGTTCTTTCTGAAATAGCTATGACCACACACATAAAGTCTCCTCTTTCTAGGGCTCTTTCACTCCATTTAGGAGAGTACACACGGAGCTATAACAATATTATAAATAGGCCTGAACATATAGCTGCGATCTGATTTCCCACTTGTCGCATTCTGGAAATACAGTTCAGGGCAAATGCTGAAGTCTCCCAATAAATCCAGACCAACCTTTCCATAGTTCATAATTAAGTATACTTTTGTTTCCATCATTTTAACCAAAATAAAGTGTCTGGAGTGTTTCTGATATACTACACAGAGAGTTCGCTGCACAGCTCCTACAGGAAATCATGCAAATCATCCCCCAGAACATCACTTCTCTGCAATTTACTTGACCTGAGTGTTGTCTGTCTTGGGTCATACAGGCATGCAATACTTGCCTTTCTTGCAAGGCCACGTCTTCACAAGTCTAACAGAGAATTACTGAAACACAGAGGTGTAAGTGCAGGAATGAGCACTCGATCTCTGCTGGAACTGAAGGAAATCCCCAGACCAGCGCAACAAAGCATTTATCTGTGTTTTGTAAGAACCTCGCCCCCAATTCCTGTGTTCAGTCTGACAAACGTGGCGTACGTATAAATGCGTGTATAAAAATTCTGAGAAGAGActaagaaaacaggaaaaaggtgCACTTCAGAGCAATGCTGTGAGTCAAGAGCTGACCTTTTCAAGGCTGACTTTTACACCCCATCTACATTGGCACTACATGTGCACAACCTCAGCATGCTGATGTTAGCAAAGAGGGTGGAAAAAAGAAGTTCCCACATCTATTCTGGAACAGAACCTACCCATATTGCAAGCTGCACCGCGTGGCCATCTACCAccattttcttcactttgaaATCAACACCTGCGACgtgaaaagaagggaagaccTGTCAGAAGGAACCGGATGGATGGCAGCACCACAGCCAGCCCCCTTCTTCCCTCACAGCCCCCCGTTCCCATCACAGCCCCCTGCCGTCCCTCACAGAGCCCCCCACTCCCCTCACAGAGCCCTGTGttcccccccatagccccccaccATCCCCTCACAggcccccgctcccctcacAGACCCCCTGTTCCCCTCATAGCCCCCCACCATCCCCTCAAAGAGACCCCACTCCCCTCACAGAGCCCCCTGTTCCCctcatgcccccccccaccccctcacagccccacaccatcccctcacagccccccacCATCCCCTCACAGagcccccagttccccccatagccaccccaccaccccctcacagccccccacagcccccggcCTCACCGATGGTGGGCTTCAGGCACGGCTCAAACGAGCCATCGGTGAACCTCAGCAGGAGGCTGCGGGGCAAGCAAACAAAGCCAGAAGTCAGCCCGGTGCCggaggtggaggggggggggcaccctccccgacccccccagGCCTCACCTGGACTTCCCCACGGCGCTGTCCCCGACCAGAAGCAGCTTCAGGGTGAGGCCCGAGGCCTCCATCTCCCGCccgccggggtgggggggggggtgggagcgaAATGCCCGGTGCCCGCCGCTCGGCTCCCCGACCCCGCCGGCGGAACCAGCtgacggggagggggcgctcCGCCTACCGGGCGGCGGCCGGTGCCAGGCGGGGCGGAGCGGGCCCGGGGCCCGGCCGAGCTGCGCTGCGCTCCAAGGCCCGGCGGTGCTTGGAGtaaagggctgggggggagcgggggggtggggggtgggcgGCGGCTAGGGGCCGGGAGCCGGCCATGTCCGATTACGGGATCTCGGTGGAGGAGCTCAACGACCTCCTGGCTAACGGCAGCGGCTGCTACAGCCTGCCCAGCGCGCACAGCAACGAGGTGGTGCCGCGCATCCACGTGGGGAACGCGTGAGtgcggcgggccggggccgaggcCGAGGCCGAGGCCGAAGGGGGGGAGGCCCGCGAGGGGCGAGGCCGGGCCCGAGGCgaggcgcggggccgcggggggctgcgaggggctgCGAGGAGGCCGGAGCcggggtgggggtgctggggcctgCCGGGCCTGCAGGGAGCCCAAGGGTGCGAGGTccggctgggggctgctgctggagcctggCGGAGTTGGCGTCCCCTAAGTGGCACCCGCTGAGGGGTTTGGCGGCCTGTCGAGTGCCCAAATCTAAGCTGCCAGAGAGCCGAAGCAAGGTTACACCGTCACGCTTGTGTTTTAAGAACGAAACGTGCCGGCGCCGGGCTTTTATTTCCTCCCGGTGTTTCCTTATGTTGCTCATACGCTGCGGTCAGCGCCGCTAACCTGCACGGAAAAGGGAGGAGAGCCGGGATGCCCGAGGTGGACGTGCAGGAGCGTCTCCCGGAGCCGTGTCCAACGCCAGTGCAATGACACTGAGCCAGAGGAGTAAGGTGGAACGAGAAGAAGGAGCAAAGGAGCCATGGGCGCGTTAGGTCGCAGTTTGACCATGTGCAAAATGACATAAAGCAGGGGTTTAATAGGAgtcgcctcccctccccaggcagTGATTGGCCAAATGAATGTTTCTGCGCTCAGAGACCTAACTAACCTCAACTAAATAGCAATAGATGTGAGCCAGAGGCCTACAGATGTAGCTAGGATAAAAGCCcttaaaaaggggaaaacttGTTCATGGTTCACCAACAGCTCTTTCCTCAGCCAtgtgatgtttattttttgcaccaagattatttcagttatttgttCATTCCCATCATCTCCTGCTGACTCTCTGTCTGTCTTTGTCCTCTTGATGTGTGTGTAGAACAGTGGATTCCTGGTCTAACGTGGAGCTTCTAACTCCTACAGAAACATAAGTCAGACCCAtcagttttcattaacattCTCCCAAGACAAACCAGACTTGGCCTTGGTCACACCCAGTTGATGCGGGACACGCTCATCTAGAGATAGGACCCAAATCATTATCTGCTGACAGCCGCCTTCTCCTTCGTATTTTTAGCAGTTATCTGAAGATATAAAGCCATTGCCTGTAGGGTCTGAAAATAGGTGGTTTGtgcattaaataattaaaaataattttgagggTAGCAAGCAACTACGGGCTAGTTTTCATTGttcagtaaattattttaattatacacTACAGATTTTAATATATTCAGATTCAAGATTGCATAATAATAGAGGATGCATGTAAGTTACAACATGGAAAATGGCTGTTGGAAATCCTTAGCTCAGAGAAGGACTTTTTATGTAATAATTGACAGTCAAAGTCATGCTGAGCACTAGTGCAATTTGTAGCAAAACAGCAGTTTAACTGCTGGGTGGACTGACAGACGATGTCCAATTCTACTGTCAGGGTTTTTAAAAGGATGCTGAAGAACTGGGGAGGACAGCTAGAGGTAAGAAATAACCGAAAACATTTCACAGTGGGAACAAACAACCTACTTCATCTATCGAGGCTTAGTAAGCAATAATATATGTGAAGCATCCACAAAGAGCTAAGATAATGCAGTGCTGTAACTGAATGCGTGACTGTGTATTGCGATTCGGTCACTGCAGGCTGAATTTGATAGCCCCAGACGGGAAATAAGACCAGCTCTTAAGAGGGTTTTTTCTACCGAACGGGGTTGTGCTATAGTAGTTGTCATTCTGAAACAAATCAAGCTGTGCAGGTCTGTTCTTGTGCCAGTCCCAGCTCCGTGTCCCTCTGCTGTACTCTCCTTGTGTTAAGGCTAACGAGAGAGCTGGTTTTATGACCTGGCTCATTCACCTATGAACTGCTGGGGGAGTAAACCAACGCTGCACGCGGCCTGTCAGCCTTTGTGCATATGTGGGTCCGACAGCGTGCAAGGCATCGAGAAAGCTTTTACTGCTGTGCGCAAGAAAAAAAGCCTCAGCTTTGTTTGGGCCCCGTATTTGCAGATCATGAGTCTGTCTTGTTCCTTCCACAGAGCTTGAGGTACAGCTCGTATTTTCAGCCGCCTCGGTGCAGTATGCATCAGACTGGCACTCGCCTCATATCTGGGGTTTGGCCTTTGTTGCACAAATCTTCTTAGCGAATCTCCGAGGAGCTGTTGGAAGCACTTTGCCTTGTGCTACAGGGAAGTCGGGGAGAGCAGTCCAGCAGAACAAAGTAATGCGGTCATTAGCTCTGACATTCAGATCTCTGCTTTGACTTGGATGGATCAAACACTTTTGCAATGTAAGGCCACATTTATGACTACAGATGGCAGAGATTTTATAACAATCTGAATTTACAGGCTAGCCACGTCTGTAGAGAGTTTGAATGTGGGGAGATTGGAGTCCCAATACCTGGCATAAAAGCCATAAAATTTGAACAGGCTTTGTGCAGGAGTTCTTAGGAAGAAAGTAAAACATCTGAGTGAGATTCAGAAACTTCTGTtcaaagccatttaaaatattttgcatagaGGTGCTGCTCTCTCTCCTTATGAGTGACTCATCTTTGGATAAAATTGACAGTGCtgagatattaaagaggatgcGATTAAATTGGGTCATAGTGTCAGATACCAATTTATCTGTCAGGTACTGCATCTTCTGTGCAATACATAAAAGTTATAATTAATGAAACACAgagataaaatgataaaatactttgaaaataatgcttttgCATCTCACAGTAGACAGTTCTAACCTTTCAAAGAGATTAGACAAGGTTTCTGAAGATGAGTCAAAATGTACTATCAGTAAAACAAGAATTATTATATTGGTGACATTAGCACAATTACATATTTTCCAAGCAACAACACTGCAAGACAATTCAGAATATGTCAGAAGTACAAATCATTTCCTATTACTGCAAAAGTCAAGATGTCTTTGAGTGTAACATCTTAATCAATGACTGGGACAGCTGGACAGCACGCATCTTTATCAGGTTGGCAGATGACACATCTGAGTTTTCTGGCTGCTCGAGTGTGTGTGGTTAACAGACGAAACAATTACTTGTTCTTAACGGGCATGCTGTAAGGAGTATGAAAGACATTCTcccaaaattaacattaaattGAGTGACTCTAAGGGAAGAAGTGGTGAGGAAGCAATTTCGCATGAACGTAACAGTAGAAATTAAAACGTGTTATCGGATGGTTTTTTATTCCATATTAAGGACTTGGTTTATTTGCTTAGGTTATTTGCtgtttgttatttatatttagGTTTATTTGCTTGGTTTATTTGCTTAGGTGACCAGGTGCATGGGTAATGCCATATGGCAATCCATTACAGCATCGCTTACCCTTAATTCCAGATGCACGGTTTCCTAAGAACTGTGTTTTGTGGTTGGTTGGTAAAATTGTTCGTCTCTGTTTGAAGAAACACTTATTAATTCTGGTACAGGGTGAGGAACAGGGAACTTCTGTATTGAGAACAGACAAGGTCCCATGAATTCTCCTGGGGAAACGGAAGAGGCTGATGTTAGCTTCTCTCCACTACCTGTAGGAGCTAGCAGTTCAACGCTGAACACCATGCAGCTGGACTGAAATGTCAGGGAGAGATCCGACTgttgggaaggagaaaaagaaatggtacacaaatattctgtttttcaccGACAGCTGCGTAAGGAAATCAgctataaatcagaaaaaatcaTTCACTGAGAATGTGCTTGCCTCTAGGTGAGCCAGAACTGTGTTGCCAGACTCAGCCATGTCGTTGGGCACGAGCTCCTACTGCAGATATGTACCGATCTACCTGCTGCTACTTAGACCAGACAAAACATAGGAACTCGCAACTGaattaatgctttttgttttggcCTTGCCCTGTAGGATTTACTTTTGTGTTGCAAGCAGAATTCCCCTGGCACTGGTACTTGTCCCCTGGCACAGATGATGTCCTGCCAGATGGAAAAATCTGTCAACATTTGTTTGGGTAATGAAGTTCTTTGCAGATATTTGGCCCATCGCCACAGTTGTTTGGCACAGAGAGCCGAAAACGTAGGAGCTTCACTCATGCATAAGGATTCGTGTGCTTACATTATAATTTAAGGGGTGAAGAGTCATTAGGAGAAAAGGAACGCTCTAGATGTTCATATAGCCCTGAATTATGTGAAGATTGTGAGCAAACACATGAGACTCAGAGATTCATATAAATGCAGACTAACTCATTTGGGcgttatattaatttttaaaaaaaattgctaggTGTCCAGCCAAAACCCTGAGGTGCATTGCTGTCCCTTAGAAACTTGTCCAAAAAGATAACGCGCAAATGCTTAGCTGAGCTTAATATTAAGACTCCTTGAATTTGCAGCTTACGAATTGAGCCTTGGGGAGGTTTTCCTAAGATTTCTGTTTCCACATCCAGTAACACACACAGTGAAAgcttccttaaaaagaaaacaaacaaacaaacaaaaaaaacccacaaaaaaccCCACGTTTATGTCTGTTTAGGCTACATCTTTTCACAGAGTGTGCAGGAACTGACTTCCCTCTCAAATAAAACCTGTCACTTTCTGTTGCTGTTGACCAGTGGTCTTGCATTTTACTAGGCAACCACGTGCTGTGATCAAATAGATCTTcctttatgtattatttttgatATAAACCAAAGCTCAGATAAAATGGATGTTCAGACCATCCGCTAGAGTAGCAAGTACTGCTTACCTGACCCTTGCAGCAGTGGTTGTAGGCAGCAGAGGCTTTTTATAACTGGTTCTTAAATTAGCGTATGTAGATAGTGGTTAATCTTAGGGGTGACTATCCTGGGCTTTCTCTTACCAcctgtattttcttaatttggTCAGAATTTTATGTTCAGAAAGAGTAATAACTTTATGCTGTAGTAGGATCTAAGAGATTAAGTTTCAGGTGTTCTCTGCTCAGTTATCAGCCAAGAAAGCAGCCTTCTCTCACATACAATTAGTGACCGGGGCTCTAGATATTTCTGTGAATGTAGAATATGCAGCTAATTTGAGCACTGTGTGTTTAGCATCTATCAacggaaaaataaaagcttttggcTAACAATAGCTTCTGGGGACATCATAAATACTGAGACGATTCACCGAGTTCTAATCGTTTTCTTGACACTTTTTATCGTACAGGTTCATAGCCAAGAACATTACGAGGCTGCAGCGCCTGGGGATAACCCATGTTCTGAATGCAGCAGAGGGGAAGTCGTTCATGCATGTGAACACTAATGCAGAATTCTATGAAGGCACAGGCATCAGATACCATGGCATTAAAGCTAACGATACACAAGAATTTAACCTCAGTCGCTATTTTGAGGAGGCAGCTGATTTTATTGAGAAAGCACTTTCCCAGAAGGATGGTAAGGCAAACTGAAATGTCTTTCTGCCGTGTTTTCTGTGCACTGCATATGTGTTAgtcatttatttcactgtttaaaaTGGTTCGTTGCTCAGATTTTCAGCTGAACAGGCAAGTCAGTAATTCAGATCAAGACTTGGGATCAAAGACACCTGAGTACACAATAAAACAGTCTTCCGTCTGTACTTGTGGACGTCCAGTATATGTTAAGTGGAAGGCTGTCATTGTAGGGGTGACTTTGCAAAGTGAAACAGCAACTGCATCCTAAAATAGCGCCTGTCTAGGAAGAcatgttcttatttttccttagaCATCGTAAATCATatgaaaaatccagaaaataaatgcaggatTTAAACGCTGTTTAAGGACACTAGAAGTTAGAGACAAAAATGATACAGGTACTGCATTGCTGTATAGTACCCACAAAGCCTCTTAGGTGCTTTCTTTCCGAATGTACAGTAAGGATGGAGACTCTAGCcttataattttttattttattattttgtgtgaCAATTACCTCGTTATTCCCTAGGATTCCAGGAAGGTTGGAGATGATATTTGTGGTGTTGctgattttcacatttttctagAGTTTCCTCAGAACAGAAATCTGAGGACATAGTGCAGTGGGCCAGACAGTGCTTTGTGTCTGACTATTTCAGCATACCACTTATTTCTACATAtgcttgatttctttcttgcttcatGAGTGAATGTGAAAGAGGAGGAATGACACAATTTTAGGCGTTATTTCTCTGAAGTGGGCAAAAGGGGAGCTAGAGCTGTGATATGCTTTGGATAGATTGAGAGAAGTTTTACCTCCAGTTTGGCAACGtataaaaattctgaaaattaacATACAGCTCTTGCAATTAGCTTTTTGACCAAGTGAtacaggctgcagcaggaagaagagtTTTAACAGTGCCAGCTGTGCCATGACTGTCCCCACCGAGTTACACTAAAAACACATCGCAGTCCTCTGAACAGTTGCAGAATGGATCTGAATTTACAGTACCAGTTCTACTTGGTGATTCTTTTAGCCTTAATATTGTCTACGGTGCCTGCCGCTGTTTTCTTACCGCGGTAAACGAACAGGAACTTTGTGGCTAGGTGATGTTGGAGCCAGTTTTAAGATTAACTCACTACTGAAATTAGATAGTCTTGTTTGACAGTGAAGTGTAGAGTAAGGGCAGTGAAGTGACGAGGGATGCAGTGGTATTGTCTCCTGCAGTTTTGTTTTAGCAGTGTAGCTGCGTGAAGTTCAGGAAGGTAGCTAAATGAAGGCAGGTCTGCTGTACTAAAGGCAGCCCCTAAGACTCGCTGCCTTTCCCAGAGGAAGGTTACAAACCCTTTTGTATAGAGGAAGTCAGTTCTCTTCTACAGACATGCTTAAGGATCTCTAAATCTTGCTAATTCATGGCTACAGGCCCTCAggaaatataaagaataaattgttttagCTGTTTGACTTGCTTCTGATTAGAGGTTTGCCTTGAGCTGCAAAGCCTCTGCAGCTCAAAGCAAATGTGGTAACAGGCTTTCTGCTAGTGTGGTTCAGAGCAAGTTGTGGTCATCATGAAAAAGTGTACGTACGGTTCATCTGTTCTCTTGTCTCGGGAAAGAATTTGCCCTGGAGAATAGCCTGGGACTGTATGTTATGTCTGGAAAAGCAGGTCAAAGAGGACACAGCTgagaagcaataaaaatgagTTAAATTTCTCAAGGGGATTAGTGGCTTGCTTAATTATTGTTGGACACCAACCTACAGCATTTCCCCAATAAATATGAGGAATGATTTCCCTAATCAGTTAGCTAGAAGCATTTTATTGGTGCTGGCATTGGTGTGATTAGATACTTCTGGTTCTTGTTGCTGCATAATCAGCGGTTTCACTTACTTGAGCGTTAGTGTGACTTCGCAAACAGCCAGAGAAGTAGCCAGGTAGGATCCAACATGGGGTTAGCGTAAGAATTGCCAGCAGTGCACCATAAAGGCTGGATATCTTTGAAGAGATGCAGTGTATGACAAACAGCATGTTGCTGTCTTCAGCATATTTTAAACtgtgcattatttatttatgctctTTGATACTGGTCATCTTTAGGGGCAGGATTTGTTCTCAAATACAAAGATAGGAGAAAAAGGTTGGCCTTTATAATATGGtagcaaatacattttagtAGAGTGATGTAGAACTAGGTTTTTCTGCATTATTCGTGATGACAGACGGTA
Encoded proteins:
- the LOC106048786 gene encoding ras-related protein Rab-18-B-like, translated to MEASGLTLKLLLVGDSAVGKSSLLLRFTDGSFEPCLKPTIGVDFKVKKMVVDGHAVQLAIWDTAGQERFRTLAPSYYRGAQGVVLVYDVTRKDTFTGLESWLNELETYTNKSNTVKMLVGNKTDKPDREVERREGLQFARKRSLLFIETSAKTEDGVQHAFEELVIKILQTPGLWDKSTKKQGFQLMESSQQEKSLCSAYCPLS
- the DUSP3 gene encoding dual specificity protein phosphatase 3, whose amino-acid sequence is MSDYGISVEELNDLLANGSGCYSLPSAHSNEVVPRIHVGNAFIAKNITRLQRLGITHVLNAAEGKSFMHVNTNAEFYEGTGIRYHGIKANDTQEFNLSRYFEEAADFIEKALSQKDGQVFVHCREGYSRSPTLVIAYLMLRQNMDVKSALITVRQKREIGPNDGFLRQLCQLNEQLVKEGKLKP